From the Hevea brasiliensis isolate MT/VB/25A 57/8 chromosome 13, ASM3005281v1, whole genome shotgun sequence genome, the window TAATATCAATAAAATGCTACGAGACAAGAAAATTCCTCACATATATCAAGAAAAAAGTATATTATTGGGGAAAAACTAGAAAGTATGCTAGAAGTAAAATTACCCAACCGTAAAGTTGATTCATCATACAATAATTATGGTCATGGATAGTTTAAAGCACAGGCAAATTGCAGAGTTTCGATGGTTGCATGATCAATGAAATACTTCCCTTTCCACTTTCAAGAGCTCACAACGATTTGATTGCAACTGTTGTTAGGATCTTTATCTACGAGGGCCAATTTCTATACCAACCAGCCCATGCAGAGACCAACCCACTGATACCAAGAGTAACAGCATGATTACAAAATGGGTTGGGCTCAATATCCGCCAGTGCGATAATCAAGTCTGCAGTATTCGCAGCTATAGACATGAACCTCATCACTCTGTCTGCTCTAATCTTTCGTATATTGTCTTTCGCTCCCTTGGAATCTTCTTTGGAAGAAACAAGCAGCTTTCTCTCTGCTCTTATTCCCTCTCTGATAATAATAAAATCAGCTATAATGAAAAATATATagccaaaagactcaccaaacgCTGAGATGAAGCTCATCCTTCTTGCCAATTTTGCGTCCAAGGTTCCGATTCTTGATAACCAAAGAAAGTGGTCAAAAAAGAAATAGACCATTTCTCCTGCATTAGCAAGAACAGCTAGGAACTTAAAAGTCGGGGTTGAGCCAGGGTTCCTTCTCAGGGCATTGAAGCCAGTGAGAAACCTGCCAGTTCTGAAGGCTTTCCTGCTAAGACCCGAGGCAACTTCCCATTGCTTGAATCTCTGTGCAATATCTGGGTGAGTTGCTTCTACACGCCAGTGAACAAGCTTGGACACATACTGGAAAGTCTTGACAAGCTTGTCTATGCCATCTCTCTTTGCCAAGAAGACAACCAGCTTGTCCACTGTGTCATTCATGGTGGAAGGGAGATGTTAATGGTTGATGTTAATCGGTATTGATGATGAGGTTGAGGAAGAGTTCATTTGTCTCTGTGGAGAGTTTGAATACATCCTAAACTAAGGAGGAGAGCCACAGGTGCCTTTTCTTTTGGATAATTCCGAAGCAGAACGTGTGGTTGGACCCCGTTTTGCTCCTTATTACCAGTAGTTCATTTTCCGCTCTTGTTTTATATGTTTTACAATAGCGTTTGTGACCCACTTTGTCTTCATTAGGCGGGCGCGGCGCTTAACAACATTTTTCATCTCAGATTtcacataatttattaatatttaataaaattattcaatCAACCAAAAGAAATtacttctcaaaaaaaaaaaaaaaagattttgaaATATCTAATCTCAATTTTTTTTAGAATTGCATCTAATCTCAATTTGATTAAGCAAGCATTGCGACTTTTAACCTGATCTCCAATCACTATTTTCTTATCtattaagtatttttttttagtCTTGTATTGTATATTTAAATTTCCACAATGTTTTACACTAATTTTAAGTGTATCGATTGCACTACAACCATGAACATGAAATTGCAATCATGTTTTTTAATCATTGTTCTgaatattgaatttatttcaatttgtTTACAGTTTTATTTCTCGTCACTTCAAAATCTTTTTACTGATtattatttattgaaaaaaaaattaaataagttatGTATTTTGAGTCAAGgattaaataagtttaaaatcaaattctggacaaaataaaaatataacttttcaattaagattaaaaaatttttcttcaaaaaacacaaatattattttatctaattttttaaataattttaatattaaataaattttattcatcatgtgttattttttaaaaattttattttaactaaaaataataaataatattttattatataaagacTTATTGTGTCTTAtttaaaatgtataaaaattatttatttcaaaataaaatttttaggttTATTTAGCTTGCGATCGAAAGTATAGAGAGttatttaacatttttttttggtTTAGAAGCATTTGTTGCTAAATGAATGTGTCGTTAGCACGGGCCTCAAATTTGATACCCGTTGCGCTAGCGTGGGAAAATTCTGTTCATGAGCCGGAAGCAACCATCAAGCCGAATTCCTCCTAGGGACTACGCAATACTGCTCCAGCTCACCCTTAGCCTGTCGTCTCTCCCTGCGCCTGAGAACCAAACCCTAGCCCTAACCAAAATCTCCAACATTCTAAACCCTAGCTTCTTGTCTTCATAACCTCATTTCCTTTGAAAGCTTCCATTGTCAGCCATGGACCTGCAGCGAGCTATGCTGGACGAACTCATGGGCGCTGGTATTATCcacaaactctctctctctctctctctctctctctctctctcttcacacACTCAAATTGTTGGCTGCTAAAAAATATGCATGATTTGGTATTCCTAGTTATCGTGTTCTGCTGATTAAGATGTTCATTAGTCTATGAGCTTTATTGCTATTGATATATAATCGTCTTTCCTTTTAGATGAATCTTAATGATTTTGGAATGGTGATGTTATCAGATCGTAATTTGACGGAAGAAGAGAAAAAAGAGTATAAGGAGATTACGTGGGATTCTAAGGAGGTCTGTCCATTCTATATGGCTCGATTTTGTCCTCATGACCTCTTTGTTAACACCAAAAGTGATCTAGGTGCGTTCTATCTTCGTTTCCTTCAGATTTACTTAAGTATCTCCGCATGtttagagatttgaagattttaCTGTTGCTTTTTGTTATCTCGTTTCTATGACAGGGCCATGTGCTAGGATTCATGATCCAAAGTTAAAAGAAAGGTATGAGCTTCTTGTTTTGTCATGAAATCGTTTGTGTTTTGTTGTTTTGTTACCGAGTCCATGTTGTAGGTGCTCACTTTGCCTGCAATCAATACTAGGATAGTATTTGCATAATTGTCCTGAGCTTGGGAAATGCTGTTTGTTCTGTCTGTCAATGTTGAGCTTCCTTGGCTCTCTCCTTATGAAAAAAACTTTGTTATCTCGCGATATTCATTGAATGTTTATTGATATAACCATCTTTTGGATTTAAAATTTTCTATTAAATTAGCTTCCTCTTGATATTGGTATTTGGGATTTGTTATTATCTTCTAATTGAATTTGTTTATGGGCATCAAATTAGTTGCATAGTATGTGTAATGAAGGATAAAACTCTAATTTGTGATGCATCCTGTGTATGCTAAGATGTTGTTGATGTTTGTTCATGGGCTGCAGATCTAAAGATGCTGGTaagattattacaaaaatgggtGAATCATTTGTTGAGTAACAAATTTTTAAATGTCTTGGCCTTTTCTTAATTCACACTCTTTTGATTGTCTGAAGGACATGTTTGAACATAGATCATGTGGTCTTCTAAGCATCTGATCCAGCATTTAACATCTTTAATATTAGAATGATCTTCTGCTTGTGCATATGTTTCTCCATGTGTCTCTGAGTATGGACATATGATATTTTCTAACTGTATTATTCAATCCTATTTAAAGGGTGTCTGATTAATTTCTGACTCTAGCTTTGAGAATTCCCCAAGACACGACAGATATCTACTCAAATTTGAAGCTGAACTTGCTCAGCGTTGTGAGAAATTGGTAGATTCTATGCTCCATTGTCTATTGGTTACATGTTATGGTTGACCTGTAGTACATGCTTTTTCTGTCATGATTCCCCTTTTTTTATAGGTGATGGATTTGGATAGAAGAGTTAGGCGTGGACGAGAACGCCTAGTTCAAGGGGAGGAACCTATGCCACCACCTCCACTGTCAGCTGAAAAGTCTGAACAGTTATCTGTGGTTGAGGAGAAAATAAAGAACCTGCTGGTGCAAGTTGAGTCACTTGGTGAAGCTGGAAAGGTGGATGAAGCTCAAGCTCTTATGAAAAAGGTGCTGCTATTTTAACTGTATCTAGCAACATTCAATATCCTCCATAACCTGGAAAAACAAAATATTATAAAACAATTTAAAAGAAAAGCCAACTTCATTAATTTATGGGAACTTACTAATTACAAGTACTTTGAACTTCAAGAAAATGATAATTTGCTGTTAAGATGCTTTGAGCTCCTACATATTCCTCATTTAAGGTGCAGACTTTGTTTTCCAAAGTGAAAAGGTTCCCAAAATTTTAGCCGTCACTTTATCAATCATGATCAATAATTGTAACTTTTGGAGTTTCTTTTACAGGTGGATGAACTCAATGCTGAGAAGGCCTTGATTCAATTCCAGAGTGATAAATTATTGATGGCTCCACAGGAGAAAAAGATGGCCTTATGTGAAATCTGCGGTTCTTTTCTAGTAGCAAATGATGCTGCAGAGAGGACTCAGTCTCACGTTGTAGGGAAGCAGCACATAGGTTATGGCATGGT encodes:
- the LOC110669563 gene encoding peroxisomal membrane protein 11B, encoding MNDTVDKLVVFLAKRDGIDKLVKTFQYVSKLVHWRVEATHPDIAQRFKQWEVASGLSRKAFRTGRFLTGFNALRRNPGSTPTFKFLAVLANAGEMVYFFFDHFLWLSRIGTLDAKLARRMSFISAFGESFGYIFFIIADFIIIREGIRAERKLLVSSKEDSKGAKDNIRKIRADRVMRFMSIAANTADLIIALADIEPNPFCNHAVTLGISGLVSAWAGWYRNWPS
- the LOC110669666 gene encoding uncharacterized protein LOC110669666; this translates as MDLQRAMLDELMGADRNLTEEEKKEYKEITWDSKEVCPFYMARFCPHDLFVNTKSDLGPCARIHDPKLKESFENSPRHDRYLLKFEAELAQRCEKLVMDLDRRVRRGRERLVQGEEPMPPPPLSAEKSEQLSVVEEKIKNLLVQVESLGEAGKVDEAQALMKKVDELNAEKALIQFQSDKLLMAPQEKKMALCEICGSFLVANDAAERTQSHVVGKQHIGYGMVRDFITEYKAAKEKAKEEERLAMEKEAEEQRKKREKEYEKRRWSDSDDMDHYHNRDQYRERDRNRDRERDHKRSRKWTGRGSGGGGKGIDWRSRSGRDSGRDRYRDRSRSPSPVRHSHRRSPKSPVHPY